One window of Magnetococcales bacterium genomic DNA carries:
- a CDS encoding OmpW family protein, whose product MSWIALLAVVMILSSSQAQALEQGDWMFRLGASYVAPMDDSGEVQGVAGSGVGVDAASTVGFTIGGMITDHLAIELFGITPSNHELNGEGSLPGVGISDVGDVDVFPPTLSINWYPTPKSRFRPHIGIGVSGTVYMDPDTSSEVRAVLGPDTDLDIDNTFGFGGNIGIDYDISENTFLSLGVWYIHLEADAMLRGTTSGDLSVDVDVNPLVGFVALGMHF is encoded by the coding sequence ATGTCTTGGATAGCCTTATTGGCTGTAGTCATGATCCTATCCAGCAGCCAGGCCCAAGCCCTGGAGCAGGGTGACTGGATGTTTCGTCTAGGGGCCTCCTACGTTGCCCCCATGGATGATAGCGGTGAAGTGCAGGGTGTGGCTGGCTCCGGTGTCGGGGTTGATGCGGCTTCCACTGTCGGTTTTACCATCGGTGGCATGATCACCGATCATCTGGCTATCGAACTCTTCGGCATCACCCCCTCCAATCACGAACTCAATGGAGAAGGCAGCTTGCCGGGTGTGGGTATTTCCGATGTGGGTGATGTGGATGTCTTTCCTCCCACCCTCTCCATCAACTGGTATCCCACCCCCAAATCCCGCTTTCGTCCCCACATCGGTATCGGTGTGAGCGGTACTGTTTATATGGATCCCGACACCTCTTCCGAGGTTCGCGCCGTCCTGGGGCCTGACACCGACCTCGACATCGACAACACCTTCGGCTTCGGCGGCAACATCGGTATCGATTACGATATCAGCGAAAATACCTTTCTGAGTCTCGGTGTGTGGTATATCCATCTGGAAGCGGACGCCATGCTGAGAGGCACCACCTCTGGAGATCTGAGTGTCGATGTGGATGTCAACCCGCTGGTGGGTTTTGTGGCCCTGGGTATGCACTTCTAA